The following proteins are encoded in a genomic region of Gimesia algae:
- a CDS encoding NHL repeat-containing protein: MLLLFPIAVPDLSLAQSEEPQTATFLKTWGQQGDKPGELHFPIDIMINATDEIFVTDHLNDRVQKFDAEGKLLSHFPVLPNPGGIALDKQGNLVLSHILASGSSKHKIGDRISIYSPGGRLIRHWGQLGSEPGQFNCPGGVAVAANGNIYVADQTNHRVQVFDPTGQFLFEWGKYGNQPGEFGGKATPKSRVGGPQFLAFDSQGNVWTTEGANCRVQQFTPKGKLLQHWGSDADQPGGFGGLFTGFDGPPAKGLKGPISIIVDDDDQLWISAVSGRVQQFSPAGEYLRSCGEKQGTAAGEFYAPHGMAFDSKGHLYVVDAYNHRIQKFAVGQK; encoded by the coding sequence ATGCTGCTTTTATTCCCGATCGCAGTACCAGATCTCTCACTCGCTCAGAGTGAAGAACCGCAGACAGCCACATTCCTGAAAACCTGGGGGCAGCAGGGTGACAAACCAGGAGAACTGCATTTCCCGATTGATATTATGATCAACGCCACAGACGAAATTTTCGTGACCGATCACTTGAATGACCGTGTGCAGAAATTTGACGCGGAGGGAAAGCTGCTGAGTCACTTTCCGGTACTGCCCAATCCGGGGGGAATTGCGCTCGACAAGCAGGGCAATCTGGTTCTGTCGCACATTCTGGCTTCCGGATCGAGCAAACACAAAATCGGCGATCGCATCTCGATTTATTCCCCTGGCGGAAGACTGATCCGTCACTGGGGTCAGTTGGGTTCTGAACCGGGACAATTCAATTGTCCCGGTGGAGTCGCGGTAGCGGCGAACGGAAATATCTATGTCGCTGATCAGACGAATCACCGGGTGCAGGTTTTTGATCCCACGGGCCAGTTTCTGTTTGAGTGGGGTAAATATGGCAACCAGCCAGGCGAGTTTGGGGGTAAAGCGACGCCCAAGTCGCGTGTAGGCGGTCCACAATTCCTCGCCTTTGACTCTCAAGGGAATGTCTGGACAACCGAAGGCGCCAACTGCCGCGTCCAGCAGTTCACTCCAAAAGGAAAGCTGCTCCAGCACTGGGGAAGTGACGCTGACCAGCCGGGTGGCTTCGGTGGATTATTCACTGGATTTGACGGGCCTCCAGCAAAAGGGCTTAAAGGGCCGATCTCGATCATAGTTGATGACGACGATCAGTTATGGATCAGCGCCGTCAGCGGACGCGTGCAGCAGTTTTCGCCGGCAGGAGAGTATCTCCGCAGCTGTGGCGAAAAACAGGGAACGGCTGCAGGTGAATTCTACGCGCCGCACGGCATGGCATTCGACAGCAAAGGTCACCTGTACGTGGTGGATGCCTATAACCATCGTATTCAGAAGTTTGCGGTGGGACAGAAATGA
- a CDS encoding S24 family peptidase codes for MSNGLIVSGYRTGDASEKADQSQFHLEGCLTCKPGCSKGDTPIGWATHYIEQLQAGETVSFRPRGNSMKGKIESGQLCTVAPVLEDELQKGDIVLCKVNGSQYLHLIKAIQGKRFQIGNNIGRINGWITFQSIYGKLIQVEP; via the coding sequence TTGTCCAATGGATTAATCGTCTCGGGATACCGGACCGGGGACGCATCAGAAAAAGCAGATCAATCTCAGTTCCACCTGGAAGGGTGCCTGACCTGCAAACCAGGCTGTTCTAAAGGAGATACTCCCATCGGCTGGGCCACACACTACATTGAACAACTGCAGGCAGGTGAGACCGTCTCTTTTCGTCCGCGCGGGAATTCCATGAAAGGGAAAATCGAATCCGGGCAGTTATGCACGGTCGCCCCCGTTCTGGAAGATGAGCTCCAGAAGGGGGACATCGTGCTCTGTAAAGTGAATGGCAGTCAGTATCTGCATCTGATCAAAGCCATACAGGGCAAACGCTTTCAGATCGGCAATAACATCGGCCGGATCAACGGCTGGATTACGTTTCAGTCCATTTATGGTAAGTTGATCCAGGTAGAACCCTGA
- a CDS encoding aspartate kinase: MTNSVVCKFGGSSVANADQIEKVRRIVIDDPHRRFVVVSAPGRIHKNEEKITDHLLNIASNGTHFQEKRKTIPASESKQAVLDRFTSIVHDLGIDGKKMMESLKQDLETSLEGERQIAFLASRGEHYNARIIAAYFQKQGMEARVSLPEEFGFLVTESFLDAKVEEIAYENIAALDGTEMITVVPGFYGVTEHAEIAVFSRGGSDLTGGEIAYAIDADKYENWTDVNGVLESDPRIIPAARAIPRLTFKEIRLLSSKGVNVFHLDAMLNCRKRKIPIHVRNTNRPDDPGTQILNERVPEEGVVGIARLDNMAYIYLEKDMLCEEVGFTATLLTIFQNYGINTYHYPTDKDDIAVLVKQDDLKGSINDLRRTIEKQLKPDFMDVVYNLSIITPVGLGLKRNSYPLVDAINALGEHHIPIEMIDQSPSQICFHIGVSQAIADDALRLLYRVLIASS; the protein is encoded by the coding sequence ATGACAAATAGTGTAGTCTGTAAGTTTGGTGGCAGCTCTGTTGCAAATGCAGATCAAATCGAAAAAGTGCGCAGGATTGTCATAGATGATCCCCATCGACGCTTCGTCGTCGTTTCCGCTCCAGGACGTATCCATAAAAACGAAGAAAAAATTACAGATCACCTGCTGAATATTGCATCAAATGGTACTCACTTCCAGGAAAAACGGAAGACCATTCCTGCCAGTGAAAGTAAGCAGGCCGTCTTAGATCGATTTACAAGCATCGTCCATGATCTGGGAATTGATGGTAAAAAAATGATGGAGTCACTGAAACAGGATCTGGAGACAAGCCTGGAAGGTGAAAGACAAATCGCCTTTCTGGCATCACGTGGAGAGCACTATAATGCGCGCATCATAGCTGCTTATTTTCAAAAGCAGGGGATGGAGGCCCGCGTCTCGCTGCCGGAAGAATTCGGATTTCTGGTGACAGAAAGTTTTCTGGATGCCAAGGTCGAAGAAATCGCCTACGAAAATATTGCGGCTCTGGATGGTACGGAAATGATCACCGTCGTTCCCGGTTTTTATGGCGTGACAGAGCATGCGGAAATCGCCGTTTTCTCACGGGGCGGGTCCGATCTCACAGGAGGCGAAATCGCTTATGCCATTGATGCGGACAAATACGAAAACTGGACCGACGTGAATGGCGTACTCGAATCGGATCCGCGCATCATTCCCGCTGCCCGTGCGATTCCTCGGCTCACGTTTAAGGAAATTCGCCTGCTCTCGTCCAAAGGTGTGAACGTGTTCCACCTCGATGCGATGCTCAACTGCCGCAAACGGAAAATCCCCATTCACGTCCGCAATACCAATCGCCCCGATGATCCCGGCACGCAGATTCTCAATGAACGCGTTCCCGAAGAAGGCGTGGTCGGTATCGCCCGGCTGGATAACATGGCTTACATCTATCTGGAAAAAGACATGCTCTGTGAAGAGGTCGGCTTCACCGCGACTCTGTTAACCATCTTCCAGAATTACGGCATCAATACCTACCACTATCCGACCGACAAAGACGACATCGCCGTACTCGTGAAACAGGACGACCTGAAAGGCAGTATCAACGATCTCCGGCGGACCATCGAAAAACAGCTCAAACCCGACTTCATGGACGTGGTCTACAATCTGTCGATCATCACTCCGGTCGGATTGGGGCTCAAACGTAATTCGTATCCACTGGTCGACGCGATCAACGCGTTGGGCGAGCATCACATCCCCATCGAAATGATCGACCAGAGTCCGTCGCAAATCTGTTTCCATATCGGCGTCAGCCAGGCAATCGCCGACGATGCCCTGCGACTGTTGTATCGAGTGCTGATTGCCAGTTCGTGA
- a CDS encoding right-handed parallel beta-helix repeat-containing protein: MFSPALLQMILVAALLSLLSAGKLTASDYYVATTGNDQNPGTLNQPFRTVARGISSARQPGDNVIVRKGIYPQARTLNLANPGTADNYISLKAFEEEEVIIDGSNLQKDATLIAVLSHHIRIQGLTVRNSQNIGISIWGPGTRVHAVEVSGNRVHHCQNSGIYAGFNRLHDPVRDLLIEDNVISECSLMNEGGRYNQWSFGAGAGLSRKVTIRNNTVSHCYGEGIGLYLSNKGTIEGNTVHDNFSVNIYLDNTTNTRVSRNLVYSTEDQRFYRFNHPASGIQIANENYQGFNNPSSHNVITNNILIGNYIAISSGSYQRGGGLKHTLIANNTAWGSIGPLLHIDADTSHYKSRISNNIFKQTGNVPLTDIQGSTARIEFSNNLWHGGVPQQSARSTSDLEADPQLINGGSFNPEAYRLSESSPAHNAGIKLPEVEQDFNGKPRSKNFDIGAW; encoded by the coding sequence TTGTTTTCTCCTGCCCTCTTACAGATGATTCTGGTTGCAGCCCTGCTCTCTTTACTGTCAGCAGGAAAACTGACAGCTTCCGATTATTATGTAGCGACAACAGGCAACGATCAGAATCCTGGTACGCTGAACCAGCCGTTTCGTACTGTCGCCCGTGGTATCAGCTCCGCTCGCCAGCCGGGTGATAATGTGATTGTGAGAAAAGGAATCTATCCGCAGGCACGTACGTTGAATCTCGCTAACCCGGGTACCGCAGACAATTACATTTCCTTAAAGGCATTCGAGGAAGAGGAAGTCATCATCGATGGCAGCAATTTACAAAAAGATGCTACGCTGATTGCCGTCCTCTCACATCACATCCGTATTCAGGGCTTGACCGTCCGCAATTCACAGAACATTGGCATCTCGATCTGGGGACCGGGCACACGTGTGCATGCCGTCGAAGTCAGCGGTAATCGCGTGCATCATTGCCAGAACAGCGGCATCTATGCCGGCTTTAACAGACTGCACGATCCCGTGCGTGACCTGCTCATTGAAGATAATGTAATCAGTGAGTGTTCGCTGATGAATGAAGGCGGGCGATATAACCAGTGGAGCTTTGGTGCAGGAGCCGGTCTTTCCCGAAAGGTGACGATTAGAAACAACACCGTTTCTCATTGTTATGGCGAGGGAATCGGTCTTTACCTTTCCAATAAAGGAACCATTGAAGGAAACACAGTCCATGATAATTTTTCCGTCAATATCTATCTGGACAATACGACCAATACGCGTGTCAGTCGAAACCTGGTCTATTCGACTGAAGATCAGCGATTCTACCGCTTTAATCACCCCGCGTCAGGGATTCAGATTGCCAACGAAAATTATCAGGGCTTTAACAATCCTTCTTCCCATAACGTCATTACCAACAATATTCTGATCGGCAACTATATCGCTATTTCCTCGGGTAGTTATCAACGTGGCGGCGGGCTGAAACATACCCTCATTGCCAATAATACTGCCTGGGGTTCGATCGGTCCTCTGCTGCACATCGATGCCGACACAAGTCATTACAAGTCGCGTATCAGCAACAATATTTTCAAACAGACAGGTAATGTGCCACTCACTGACATCCAGGGTTCGACTGCCCGGATTGAATTCAGCAACAACCTCTGGCATGGCGGCGTACCTCAACAATCTGCGCGAAGTACCAGTGATCTCGAGGCTGACCCACAGCTCATTAACGGGGGATCCTTCAACCCGGAAGCCTATCGACTGAGTGAAAGCTCACCTGCCCACAATGCGGGTATCAAACTCCCGGAAGTGGAGCAGGATTTCAATGGTAAGCCAAGAAGTAAAAATTTCGATATCGGCGCCTGGTGA
- a CDS encoding IS4 family transposase codes for MPFISSSRVNAASFSLFKRSMLQDASLPLSDVINDQRWQQVFNKHDIDFGSDPDVIYTPAITLWALISQVFFSGEQRSCKAAVIRVASLWAALGRRVCSTNTGAYCRARLKLSFTVIRDLVQQLAADAEAACDQNCVQSREQSAARLSPSSVADVKSRSTGGRILLVDGFTITAADTPENQRAYPQNPAQKPGLGFPVLRCVSLISMTTGLLVDLVSGPYSGKGSGETALLWQMLDALRPGDILVADSYYCTYWLVSACHARGVQILMKNHHLRDNHPQTARRLSKQERLVTWSRPSVCPAWMTRQEFWRQPLTLTLRLVDVQISQPGYRAKTFTIATTITDQKACPARWIAALYQSRWLVELDIRSIKCSLGMDILRAKSPGMVLTELWSCLLAYNLIRLKMLQSGMATGRDPRSLSFTTTQQMLAANWLLGAVTKTTEELATLGQQIPSSERVGHRTGRTEPRANKRRTKALALLKQPRYHYHQQRRAII; via the coding sequence ATGCCATTTATATCATCTTCCCGCGTGAATGCAGCATCGTTTTCTCTTTTTAAACGATCAATGCTGCAAGATGCTTCGCTCCCGCTGTCTGATGTCATCAACGATCAGCGCTGGCAGCAGGTGTTTAACAAACACGACATCGACTTTGGCAGTGATCCCGATGTCATTTACACACCGGCAATCACTCTCTGGGCGTTAATCTCTCAGGTGTTCTTTTCCGGCGAGCAACGCAGCTGTAAGGCAGCCGTCATCCGTGTTGCCAGCTTATGGGCGGCACTGGGGCGACGGGTCTGCAGTACGAATACCGGTGCTTACTGTCGCGCGCGACTCAAACTATCCTTTACCGTCATCCGCGATCTCGTCCAGCAACTTGCCGCGGATGCCGAAGCGGCCTGTGACCAGAACTGTGTCCAGTCCCGAGAGCAGTCAGCGGCGCGTCTCAGTCCTTCCAGCGTCGCCGATGTGAAATCACGGAGTACCGGCGGTCGCATTCTGCTCGTTGACGGCTTCACCATCACGGCCGCCGATACCCCTGAGAATCAGCGGGCCTATCCGCAGAACCCGGCTCAGAAACCGGGGCTCGGGTTCCCCGTTCTCCGCTGCGTTTCTCTGATCTCGATGACCACCGGACTGCTGGTCGATCTGGTGAGCGGGCCTTACAGCGGTAAAGGGAGTGGCGAAACGGCCCTGCTTTGGCAAATGCTCGATGCACTCCGGCCGGGTGATATTCTGGTGGCTGACTCGTATTACTGCACGTACTGGCTGGTGAGTGCGTGCCATGCCCGGGGCGTTCAGATCCTGATGAAGAACCATCACCTGCGTGACAATCATCCACAAACCGCACGTCGACTGAGCAAACAGGAGCGACTCGTAACGTGGTCACGTCCCTCTGTCTGTCCTGCCTGGATGACCCGTCAGGAATTCTGGCGACAACCGCTGACACTCACTCTGCGGCTGGTCGATGTGCAGATCAGTCAGCCGGGGTATCGCGCCAAAACATTTACGATTGCCACCACCATCACAGATCAGAAAGCATGCCCGGCGCGCTGGATCGCCGCCTTGTATCAGAGCCGCTGGCTGGTCGAACTGGATATTCGCAGCATCAAGTGTTCTCTGGGCATGGATATTCTGCGTGCGAAGTCTCCGGGGATGGTGCTCACGGAACTCTGGTCATGCCTGCTGGCGTACAATCTGATTCGGTTGAAGATGCTGCAGAGCGGCATGGCAACAGGTCGTGATCCCCGTTCACTCTCGTTTACCACCACGCAACAGATGCTGGCTGCGAATTGGTTGCTGGGCGCGGTTACAAAGACGACTGAGGAATTAGCCACACTCGGACAGCAGATCCCCAGCAGCGAACGTGTGGGACATCGTACCGGCAGAACAGAACCCAGAGCCAATAAACGGCGAACCAAAGCGCTGGCTTTGCTGAAGCAACCGAGATACCATTACCATCAACAACGAAGGGCCATCATATGA
- a CDS encoding DUF6790 family protein — protein sequence MSTAIRLVMENFTLSFLVLGLLVSGISLGKQKRPRNAAVIIEALFAYFLLFSVGCSFFYNFIMHSFFGETAARYIGWEQSPFQFEVGTASLGYAVVGFLAFRGSFGMRAAAVVGPSMFLLGAAGGHIYQMITAHNFAPGNAGIIFYTDILIPIIGFVLLGMQCRYPKSAQSLPKHGTSSEIERKFQNSD from the coding sequence ATGAGTACCGCAATTCGCCTTGTCATGGAAAACTTCACCCTCAGTTTCCTGGTTTTGGGACTACTCGTTTCTGGCATATCACTCGGGAAACAAAAACGCCCGCGGAATGCCGCTGTGATCATCGAAGCATTGTTTGCTTACTTTCTCCTGTTCTCCGTCGGTTGTTCATTTTTCTACAACTTCATCATGCATTCCTTTTTTGGTGAAACTGCAGCCCGGTATATTGGCTGGGAACAGAGTCCGTTTCAGTTTGAAGTCGGTACCGCCAGCCTGGGGTATGCGGTCGTCGGTTTCCTGGCATTTCGAGGTAGCTTCGGCATGCGGGCTGCCGCCGTTGTGGGCCCATCGATGTTTCTGCTGGGCGCTGCAGGCGGGCACATTTACCAGATGATCACAGCGCATAATTTCGCACCGGGAAATGCGGGGATCATCTTTTACACCGACATCCTGATTCCCATCATCGGTTTTGTACTGCTGGGAATGCAGTGCCGATATCCGAAGTCTGCTCAGTCTTTGCCCAAACATGGCACATCGTCCGAAATCGAGAGAAAATTTCAGAATTCAGATTGA
- a CDS encoding prenyltransferase/squalene oxidase repeat-containing protein has translation MTEPDSTIPDRSKPEYTRRSALGAALGSVLAAVRGWWGEQPVQAAPSGFPEHITPQTQAAIKRGLKWLVSQQAADGGFGSRGSYARNVGVCALSGTAFLAHRGMTGAYRRSIQECIRYLLGQAQENGFIVEAEVRTHATLYGHGFATMFLGQVFGESFDPNVRAKLKAATELILNLQNEQGGWSYTSDPKDADVSITTCQMLALFSARQAGIGVPRAAIDGSVEFLRRAQNPDGGFRYRLDDPPESLFPRSAAAVVALTCAGLQDDEVVKRGRDYLQQPHPPQELSPGQLAEYHFYGRFYATHAAWQAGKPEWDRWYPTVRDELLSQQSPNGAWHDANIGDEYATAMALLVLQFPYGNVPLLAIR, from the coding sequence ATGACAGAACCTGATTCAACAATCCCAGATAGAAGCAAGCCGGAATATACACGCCGCTCTGCGCTGGGGGCAGCACTCGGGAGTGTGCTGGCAGCAGTGCGCGGCTGGTGGGGAGAACAGCCCGTTCAGGCTGCGCCGTCTGGGTTTCCGGAACATATCACCCCACAGACACAAGCGGCTATCAAACGCGGTTTGAAATGGCTGGTTTCGCAACAGGCAGCAGATGGCGGGTTTGGCAGCCGGGGTTCGTATGCGCGGAATGTAGGCGTCTGTGCTCTGTCGGGGACGGCGTTTCTGGCCCATCGGGGCATGACCGGCGCGTATCGCCGTTCCATTCAGGAGTGCATCCGTTATCTGCTCGGACAGGCGCAGGAGAATGGATTCATCGTCGAAGCAGAGGTCCGCACGCATGCGACGCTCTATGGTCACGGATTCGCGACCATGTTCCTGGGACAAGTGTTTGGCGAGTCGTTCGATCCGAACGTCCGCGCTAAATTGAAAGCGGCGACGGAATTGATTTTGAATCTACAGAACGAGCAGGGGGGCTGGAGTTATACTTCCGACCCCAAAGACGCGGATGTATCAATCACCACCTGCCAGATGCTGGCATTGTTTTCGGCACGTCAGGCCGGGATCGGAGTACCCCGCGCGGCCATCGATGGCAGTGTGGAATTTCTCAGGCGCGCACAAAACCCGGATGGGGGGTTCCGTTATCGATTGGATGATCCTCCCGAATCGCTGTTTCCCCGCTCGGCGGCTGCGGTGGTGGCACTCACCTGTGCCGGACTCCAGGATGACGAAGTTGTCAAGCGCGGACGTGACTATTTGCAACAACCACATCCTCCGCAGGAACTCTCCCCTGGTCAATTGGCCGAGTATCATTTCTACGGACGCTTTTACGCGACGCACGCCGCCTGGCAGGCGGGCAAACCGGAATGGGACCGCTGGTACCCGACGGTCCGCGATGAACTCTTGTCACAACAGTCCCCGAATGGTGCCTGGCATGATGCGAATATTGGCGATGAATACGCAACCGCGATGGCGCTGCTTGTCCTGCAGTTTCCGTATGGAAATGTGCCCCTGCTGGCGATCCGCTGA